One stretch of Streptomyces sp. A2-16 DNA includes these proteins:
- a CDS encoding glutamine synthetase gives MLRRRRSPEVAPGRRHFLRNKRQEWEEYRSEVTAFELRKNLPVL, from the coding sequence GTGCTGCGCAGACGTCGATCGCCTGAGGTCGCCCCGGGCCGCCGTCACTTCCTGCGCAACAAGCGGCAGGAGTGGGAGGAGTACCGCAGCGAGGTCACGGCCTTCGAGCTGCGGAAGAACCTGCCGGTGCTGTAG
- a CDS encoding helix-turn-helix transcriptional regulator: MTPPRTTAEAHLRRMADLLEEARQDLDGGGVPPKCLLPGLMRLIPCDAASFCELDIPTRRELNAQAIGDEDEAEDDMDGYWTWRHQHTQCLQVCRPHDVPETTQMADFRSVRELRSLPIYTEFLAPHPTIASVALSTAPNRTRVFQFFREDRNAFTDHEMTTLRMLAPHLYDLYKVAARRRRQPVRLTHRELDVLRCVAVGMSTAQIAEQLVVSPSTVRKHLENAFGRLGVSSRTAAVARVFPEPEAL, encoded by the coding sequence ATGACCCCACCCCGCACCACCGCCGAGGCCCATCTGCGCCGCATGGCGGACCTGTTGGAGGAGGCCCGGCAGGATCTCGACGGGGGCGGGGTGCCCCCGAAGTGCCTGCTGCCGGGACTGATGCGGCTGATTCCGTGCGACGCGGCGAGCTTCTGCGAGCTGGACATCCCGACCAGGAGGGAGCTCAACGCCCAGGCGATCGGCGACGAGGACGAGGCCGAGGACGACATGGACGGGTACTGGACCTGGCGCCATCAGCACACCCAGTGCCTCCAGGTCTGCAGGCCGCACGACGTTCCCGAGACGACACAGATGGCGGACTTCCGCTCGGTGCGCGAGCTGCGGAGCCTGCCGATCTACACGGAGTTCCTCGCCCCGCACCCGACCATCGCGTCCGTCGCGCTGTCGACCGCGCCGAACCGCACCCGGGTCTTCCAGTTCTTCCGCGAGGACAGGAATGCCTTCACCGACCACGAGATGACCACCCTGCGCATGCTGGCCCCCCACCTGTACGACCTCTACAAGGTCGCGGCCCGCCGACGCCGGCAGCCCGTCCGCCTCACCCACCGCGAACTGGACGTGCTGCGCTGCGTGGCGGTCGGCATGAGCACCGCGCAGATCGCCGAACAGCTCGTGGTCTCCCCCAGCACCGTTCGCAAGCATCTGGAGAACGCCTTCGGCAGACTGGGGGTGTCGAGCCGGACCGCCGCGGTGGCCCGGGTGTTCCCCGAGCCGGAGGCTCTGTGA
- a CDS encoding VOC family protein has product MDMSLEVILLPVTDVDRAKEFYRDKVGFHVDLDGEVMEGVRICQLTPPGSGCSIALVDGLQVPTGTPQPGTYHGMQLCVTDAKAAYEELTSRGLDVSEPVQFAPQDGATFMYFKDPDGNGWAIQEYKRRETEPLHQVLAQLARQQG; this is encoded by the coding sequence ATGGACATGAGCCTCGAAGTCATCCTGCTGCCGGTCACGGACGTGGACCGCGCGAAGGAGTTCTACCGCGACAAGGTCGGCTTCCACGTGGATCTGGACGGCGAGGTGATGGAGGGCGTCCGCATCTGCCAGCTGACCCCGCCCGGATCCGGCTGTTCCATCGCCCTGGTGGACGGCCTCCAAGTCCCGACGGGAACCCCACAGCCCGGGACGTACCACGGCATGCAGCTGTGCGTGACGGACGCGAAGGCGGCGTACGAGGAGCTCACCTCCCGCGGCCTGGACGTGAGCGAGCCGGTCCAGTTCGCCCCGCAGGACGGCGCCACCTTCATGTACTTCAAGGACCCGGACGGCAACGGCTGGGCGATCCAGGAGTACAAGCGCCGGGAGACCGAGCCCCTGCACCAGGTGCTCGCGCAGCTGGCCCGGCAGCAGGGGTAG
- a CDS encoding pyridoxamine 5'-phosphate oxidase family protein, with product MTEKEPETHLDPRYSDPDATAHSWADAESLLASAELFWISTVRPDGRPHVTPLPAVWAHGALHFCTGPEERKAKNLAHNVHVTLTTGTNIWDKGYDLVVEGEAVRVSDDTRLRELAAAWEAKYGDFWRFEVRDGYFHHGPGHAVVYAVAPRTVFGFGKGQPFSQTRWRF from the coding sequence ATGACCGAGAAGGAACCCGAGACCCACCTCGACCCGCGCTACAGCGACCCCGACGCGACAGCGCACTCCTGGGCCGACGCGGAGTCGCTGCTGGCCTCCGCCGAGCTGTTCTGGATCTCGACGGTACGGCCGGACGGGCGCCCGCACGTCACACCGCTGCCTGCCGTGTGGGCGCACGGCGCACTGCACTTCTGCACCGGCCCGGAGGAGCGCAAGGCGAAGAACCTCGCGCACAACGTGCACGTGACGCTGACGACCGGCACCAACATCTGGGACAAGGGCTACGACCTGGTGGTGGAGGGCGAGGCGGTGCGGGTCTCCGACGACACGAGGCTGCGTGAACTGGCCGCCGCGTGGGAGGCGAAGTACGGCGACTTCTGGCGCTTCGAGGTGCGGGACGGCTACTTCCATCACGGACCGGGACACGCTGTCGTCTATGCGGTGGCGCCGCGCACCGTTTTCGGCTTCGGTAAGGGACAGCCGTTCAGCCAGACGCGGTGGCGCTTCTGA